From a region of the Panicum virgatum strain AP13 chromosome 2K, P.virgatum_v5, whole genome shotgun sequence genome:
- the LOC120664603 gene encoding cytochrome P450 99A2-like has translation MEMELSAATLLFVFLISLPILVTLLSHKSTSTSKKRRPPGPWNLPLIGSLLHFVKSHPPAVLRDLANKYGPVMFLRMGQIDTVVITSPAAAEEVLRDKDVIFASRPSIVASELFCYQNRDIVFSPYGSYWRTLRKLCTMELLSAKMVRQFAPIRDNETMSLVKNMQAAGRGGELVNLARHLVACTNSITAKAAFGQVCSGELQNQFLSSTAVAISYSAGFTVGDVFPSLRFIDVVTGLRRRMWRARLQLDDVFDKIIARSEAQRGDDLVSVLLRIRDEGELQFPISTINIKAIILDMFVGGTDTTSSAAEWTMSELMRNPDVMAKAQAEVRRVFDNVSPQDHEAKLDELQYIKMVIKESLRLHPVVPMLVPHFCQETCDVGGFQVMEGTRVIINVWAMARSPEYWHDAEKFRPERFEDAMLDFKGSQFQYLPFGAGRRRCPGDTFGLAVLELIIARLLYYIDWSLPVRMQPDDIDMEMNVSATARRKNQLHLVASPYKKVSCNTD, from the exons ATGGAGATGGAGCTAAGTGCAGCCACGCTCCTATTCGTCTTCCTCATCTCCTTGCCAATCCTTGTGACCTTGCTGAGCCACAAATCAACTTCGACCTCCAAGAAGAGGCGTCCTCCAGGCCCGTGGAACCTCCCATTGATTGGAAGCCTCCTCCACTTCGTCAAGTCGCATCCGCCGGCCGTTCTCCGGGACCTGGCCAACAAGTATGGCCCCGTGATGTTCCTACGGATGGGCCAAATCGACACTGTCGTGAtaacctcgccggcggcggccgaggaggtTCTCCGCGATAAGGATGTCATCTTCGCGTCGAGGCCGAGCATCGTGGCTTCGGAGCTCTTCTGCTACCAAAACCGCGACATCGTCTTCTCGCCATATGGCTCTTATTGGCGGACGCTGCGCAAGCTCTGCACGATGGAGCTCCTCAGTGCAAAGATGGTGCGGCAGTTCGCACCCATCAGGGATAACGAGACGATGTCCCTCGTCAAAAATATGCAAGCTGCTGGACGAGGTGGTGAGCTGGTCAATCTTGCTAGGCACCTCGTAGCCTGCACCAACTCGATCACGGCAAAGGCGGCTTTCGGTCAGGTTTGCAGCGGCGAGCTCCAGAACCAGTTCCTGTCGTCGACGGCTGTGGCGATAAGTTACAGTGCGGGCTTCACCGTCGGGGATGTCTTTCCATCGCTACGCTTCATTGACGTCGTCACTGGGCTCAGGCGAAGGATGTGGCGAGCACGCTTGCAGCTGGACGACGTCTTTGACAAGATCATTGCTCGATCTGAGGCGCAGCGAGGTGATGACCTGGTGAGCGTCCTCCTTCGGATCAGGGACGAGGGGGAGCTGCAATTCCCCATCAGCACAATAAACATCAAGGCAATTATATTG GATATGTTCGTTGGAGGGACGGATACGACATCATCAGCTGCAGAGTGGACCATGTCAGAGCTCATGAGGAACCCAGATGTAATGGCCAAGGCACAGGCTGAGGTGCGACGAGTATTTGATAACGTGAGCCCACAAGACCATGAGGCCAAACTGGACGAGCTGCAGTACATTAAAATGGTGATCAAGGAGAGCTTGAGGCTGCACCCAGTGGTGCCAATGCTAGTTCCGCATTTTTGTCAGGAGACTTGTGATGTAGGTGGGTTCCAAGTCATGGAGGGCACTAGGGTCATAATAAACGTGTGGGCCATGGCAAGGAGCCCCGAGTATTGGCATGACGCGGAGAAGTTCAGGCCCGAGAGGTTTGAGGATGCCATGCTTGACTTCAAAGGCTCTCAGTTCCAGTACTTGCCATTTGGGGCAGGGAGGAGAAGGTGCCCTGGTGATACGTTCGGGCTGGCTGTGCTGGAGCTCATTATTGCACGCCTTCTCTACTACATCGACTGGAGCCTCCCAGTCAGGATGCAGCCTGATGACATTGATATGGAAATGAATGTTTCCGCAACAGCCAGGAGAAAGAACCAGCTGCACTTAGTGGCATCACCATATAAGAAGGTTTCGTGCAATACTGATTGA
- the LOC120664614 gene encoding cytochrome P450 99A2-like — translation MEMELSAATLLFVFLVSLPILVTLLSRKSTPTSKKRRPPGPWNLPLIGSLLHFAKSHPPAVLRDLANKYGPVMFLRMGQIDTVVISSPAAAEEVLREKDIIFASRPSTVVSEFFCYQSLDVVFSPYGAYWRTLRKLCTVELLSAKMVRQFAPIRDAETLSLIRNIQAAGRGGGPVHLARHLLSCSNSIVAKAAFGEVCSSELRDQFLSAMAMALNFTGGFTFGDVFPSLRFIDVVTGLRRRMWQARMQLDDVFEKIIARSEAQRGDDLVSVLLRIRDEGELEFPIGTINIKAIILDMFAGGTETTSSATEWIISELMRNPDVMAKAQAEVRRVFDNVSPQDHEAKMDELHYIKMVIKESLRLNPVVPLLIPHLCRETCNVGGFQVTKGTRVMINAWAMARSPEYWHDAEKFRPERFEDGMLDFKGSRFEYLPFGAGRRRCPGDTFGLAVLELIIARLLYYIDWSLPVGMEPEDIDMEMIVEATARRKNQLHLVASPYKVVPMQC, via the exons ATGGAGATGGAGCTAAGTGCAGCAACGCTCCTCTTCGTCTTCCTTGTCTCCTTGCCAATTCTTGTGACCTTGCTGAGCCGCAAATCAACTCCGACCTCCAAGAAGAGGCGGCCTCCAGGCCCGTGGAACCTCCCTTTGATTGGAAGCCTCCTCCACTTCGCCAAGTCGCATCCGCCGGCCGTTCTTCGGGACCTGGCCAACAAGTATGGCCCCGTGATGTTCCTCCGGATGGGCCAGATCGACACCGTCGTGatatcctcgccggcggcggccgaggaggtTCTCCGCGAGAAGGATATCATCTTCGCGTCGAGGCCGAGCACCGTGGTTTCGGAGTTCTTCTGCTACCAAAGCCTCGATGTCGTCTTCTCGCCATATGGTGCTTATTGGCGGACACTGCGCAAGCTCTGCACGGTGGAGCTCCTCAGCGCAAAGATGGTGCGGCAGTTCGCACCCATCAGGGATGCCGAGACGCTGTCCCTCATCAGAAATATCCAAGCTGCTGGCCGAGGTGGTGGGCCAGTCCATCTCGCGAGGCACCTCTTGTCCTGCTCCAACTCGATCGTAGCAAAGGCGGCTTTCGGCGAGGTTTGCAGCAGCGAGCTCCGGGACCAGTTCCTGTCGGCCATGGCTATGGCGTTAAACTTCACCGGGGGCTTCACCTTCGGGGATGTCTTTCCATCGCTGCGCTTCATCGATGTCGTCACTGGGCTTCGGCGAAGGATGTGGCAAGCACGCATGCAGCTGGACGACGTCTTTGAAAAGATCATTGCTCGATCTGAGGCACAACGAGGTGATGACCTGGTGAGCGTCCTCCTTCGGATCAGGGACGAGGGGGAGCTGGAATTCCCCATCGGCACAATAAACATCAAGGCAATTATATTG GATATGTTCGCTGGAGGGACAGAGACTACATCGTCAGCTacagagtggatcatatcagAGCTCATGAGGAACCCAGATGTAATGGCTAAGGCACAGGCCGAGGTGCGACGAGTATTCGACAACGTGAGCCCACAAGACCATGAGGCCAAGATGGACGAGCTGCACTATATCAAAATGGTGATCAAAGAGAGCCTGAGGCTGAACCCAGTGGTGCCATTGCTGATTCCCCATCTCTGTCGGGAGACTTGCAATGTAGGTGGGTTCCAAGTCACGAAGGGCACCAGGGTCATGATCAATGCGTGGGCCATGGCAAGGAGTCCCGAGTATTGGCATGATGCTGAGAAGTTCAGGCCAGAGAGGTTTGAGGATGGCATGCTTGACTTTAAAGGCTCTCGGTTCGAGTACTTGCCATTTGGGGCAGGGAGGAGAAGGTGCCCTGGTGATACCTTCGGGTTGGCTGTATTGGAGCTCATTATTGCACGCCTTCTCTACTACATCGACTGGAGCCTCCCAGTCGGGATGGAGCCGGAAGACATTGATATGGAAATGATCGTTGAAGCAACAGCTAGGAGGAAGAACCAGCTGCACCTAGTGGCATCACCATATAAGGTGGTTCCTATGCAATGCTGA
- the LOC120664623 gene encoding protein SEEDLING PLASTID DEVELOPMENT 1-like: MLRVLNPTPLRARPACRSSPRRRPWARPCAAAVPQQPPVRRPSGDRLCAPLRGAAAAPAPGASEAAAAAGPRGELEAFLEVVPARMRRGLAQHPEVRELVEVVMDLGRRPIARFPIGDWVISDQPVTADDLRQAVSKVGDFSEDNRSGINHSLHRISAIRNRKAQIIGLTCRVGRAISGSAEMIRDLVVSGGSILVIGPPGVGKTTLIREIARILADEGKKRVVIVDTSNEIGGDGDVPHSGIGRARRMQVPKVTMQHNVMIEAVENHMPEVIVIDEIGTELEAIAASTIAQRGVQLVGTAHGVTIESIIKNPCLQMLVGGIESVTLGDEEAKRRKVQKTILERKGPPTFSCAVEIISKTECRVHHKLETTVDAILAGKHPKFEARKMHNKSTEPEMPLVIPDREYEIEQLPLYQEQLVTGTMSSEGNFGDDFAPSSQAKSKSVPSDDNFGDDFVISRKPKGKKSVPGKSLVRVYTYQISEADILQVATVVGFDDELDVTDDIGAADVILASSSEMKQNPWIHNVAKYHKLPIFVVKSNTMAQIVKAVRMIVGRDSSPSHKQPNVMEGEIEIEDDAPKRKPSLEEIDALEEARLAIEYIVIPGGEPVELLPRCSEIVARQLELVESYQLLAETFGTDSNSRLQILPVKITKKSSSKDSRGLKPTKQTGSDLIVSENGGGSSFSRLPFLPK, from the exons ATGCTCAGGGTGCTCAACCCGACCCCGCTCCGCGCGCGCCCGGCCTGCCGCTcctcgccgaggcggcggccgtgggcgcGGCCCTGCGCCGCGGCGGTCCCGCAGCAGCCGCCCGTGCGCCGGCCCTCCGGGGACCGGCTGTGCGCGCCGctgcggggcgccgccgcggcgccggcgcctggcgcgagcgaggcggcggcggcggcggggccccgGGGCGAGCTGGAGGCGTTCCTGGAGGTGGTGCCCGCGAGGATGCGGCGCGGGCTGGCGCAGCACCCGGAGGTGCGGGAGCTCGTGGAGGTCGTCATggacctcggccgccgcccgatCGCAAGGTTCCCGATCGGGGACTGGGTCATCTCTGACCAGCCCGTCACCGCCGATGACCTCCGCCAGGCGGTCTCCAAG GTGGGCGACTTCTCTGAGGACAACCGATCTGGGATCAACCACTCTTTGCACCGGATCAGTGCAATCCGGAACCGAAAGGCACAGATAATAGGCCTGACTTGCCGTGTCGGTCGAGCTATATCTGGTAGTGCTGAGATGATCCGTGATCTGGTGGTGAGCGGTGGTTCAATATTGGTGATTGGACCTCCTGGAGTTGGGAAAACTACTCTGATCAG GGAAATAGCTAGAATTTTGGCAGATGAAGGTAAGAAACGTGTGGTTATAGTGGATACATCTAATGAAATAGGAGGTGACGGCGATGTACCTCACTCTGGCATTGGGCGTGCTAGGAGAATGCAAGTTCCCAAAGTTACCATGCAGCATAAT GTAATGATTGAAGCTGTTGAAAATCACATGCCGGAAGTCATTGTTATTGATGAGATTGGTACGGAACTTGAAGCTATCGCAGCTAGCACCATTGCTCAGAGAGGTGTTCAACTAGTCGGAACTGCTCATGGGGTGACAATTGAGAGCATAATAAAAAACCCTTGCTTGCAAATGCTCGTTGGTGGGATTGAG AGTGTGACTCTTGGTGATGAGGAAGCAAAAAGGAGGAAAGTCCAGAAAACTATTCTTGAGAGAAAAGGTCCCCCAACATTTTCATGCGCTGTTGAGATAATATCAAAGACTGAATGCCGAGTCCACCACAAGTTAGAAACTACGGTGGACGCTATTCTTGCAG GGAAACATCCTAAGTTTGAAGCTCGCAAGATGCACAATAAGTCTACCGAGCCAGAAATGCCGTTGGTGATACCTGATAGAGAATATGAAATAGAACAATTGCCATTATATCAGGAACAGTTGGTCACCGGAACAATGTCATCTGAAGGCAACTTCGGAGATGATTTCGCTCCCTCCAGTCAAGCAAAAAGCAAGAGTGTGCCATCAGATGATAACTTTGGTGACGATTTTGTTATTTCAAGGAAACCAAAAGGCAAGAAATCTGTGCCTGGAAAGTCTCTAGTCCGTGTATACACATACCAG ATTTCAGAAGCTGATATATTGCAAGTAGCAACAGTGGTGGGTTTTGATGATGAATTAGATGTAACAGATGACATTGGAGCAGCTGATGTGATTCTTGCATCAAGTTCTGAAATGAAACAGAATCCTTGGATTCACAATGTTGCCAAATACCACAAGCTTCCCATATTTGTCGTTAAG TCTAATACAATGGCCCAGATAGTAAAGGCTGTCAGAATGATTGTTGGAAGGGACAGTTCACCATCACATAAGCAACCTAATGTTATGGAGGGCGAGATAGAGATTGAGGATGATGCTCCGAAACGTAAGCCATCGTTGGAGGAAATTGATGCATTGGAG GAGGCCCGGCTTGCAATCGAGTACATTGTAATTCCAGGCGGGGAGCCAGTTGAGCTCCTCCCAAGATGTTCAGAAATAGTTGCTCGGCAACTAGAGCTTGTTGAGAGCTACCAGCTGCTTGCTGAAACCTTCGGAACTGACTCCAATTCGAGGTTACAGATCCTTCCAGTGAAAATAACCAAGAAAAGTTCTAGTAAAGACAGTCGAGGGTTAAAGCCCACTAAGCAAACTGGATCAGATTTGATTGTCAGTGAGAACGGTGGCGGCTCAAGTTTTTCTCGGCTGCCCTTTCTGCCAAAGTGA